The genomic DNA GTGCACCTACCCGAGTCACCGGACGACACCGCGTTCTTCACCGCGGTGGTCACGGGGTACTGGAACATGTTCAAGCAGAACTTCGGCATCATGGTCGCGGTCAACCAACTCGCGGACACCAAGCCGCGCTTCGCCCACGTGCAGAACGAGTTCCGGCGCTTCGGCATCGACATGGTCGCGGCGTCGGTACGCCGCGCCCATGAGCAGGGCCATGCCTCCGACGTCGATCCCGAGCACACGGGTGCGGCGATCGCGCTGCTGTTCGAGAACTTCACCGTGGTCTCGCTGCGCCCGTCGGGTCTGGGCTTGAACATCAGCGACGCCGATGCCATCACCACGCTCTCGACGATCTGGAAGAAGACGCTGTACGGCTATTAGCGACTCGGTCGCCGAAAGGAATCAACGTGGATTTCGCACTGCCCGAACACCTTCCCGGCCTGCTGGCCGAGATGGACGCCTTCATCGACGCGGAGATCAAGCCGCTCGAGGCCGAGCACATGCAGTACTTCGACAGGCGCCGCGAATACGCGCGCACCGACTGGGAGAACGACGGCATCCCCCGCCGGGAGTGGGAGGACCTGCTCGACGAGATGCGCAGGCGCGCCGACGCCGCGGGCTGGCTGCGGTACGGGCTGCCGTCGCGGTTCGGCGGGCGTGACGGCACCAACCTCGACATGGCCGTCATCCGGGAACATCTGGCTCACAAAGGACTCGGTCTGCACAACGACCTGCAGGACGAGTCGTCGATCGTCGGCAACTTCCCCCAGGTCATCATGATGGACCGGTTCGGTACCGAGGAGCAGAAGCGCGACTGGATCGAGGCCCTGCTGACCGGCACGCGGTCGATGGCCTTCGGTCTCTCCGAACCCGGCCACGGATCCGACGCCACCTGGCTGGAGACCACGGCCGTCGCCGACGGGGACGGGTGGGTGATCAACGGGACCAAGCGGTGGAACACCGGCGTCCACCGCGCCACCCACGACCTGGTCTTCGCCCGCACCTCCGGCGAGGCAGGCCAGGCGCGCGGCATCACCGCGTTCCTGGTCCCGACCGACACCCCTGGATTCACCGTGCCGTTCTACTGGTGGACGTTCAACATGCCCACCGACCACGGCGAGGTGGAACTCGAGGACGTGCGGGTGCCCGCCGACGCCGTACTCGGAGAAGTGGACCGCGGACTCGAGGTCGGGCAAACCTTTCTGCACGAGAACAGGATTCGGCAGGCCGCGAGCAGCCTCGGTGCAGCGCAGTTCTGCATCGACCGCGCCGCGGAATACGCCAGTGAGCGAGTGGTGTTCGGCAAGCCGCTGTCGGTGAACCAGGCCGTGCAGTGGCCGCTCGTCGAACTGCAGACCGAGGCGCAGATGGTGCGGCTGCTGGTGTACTACGCCGCGTGGCACCTCGACCGCAATCACCACATGGAGGTCAGCGACAAGGTGTCGATGGCCAACTACCGCGCCAACCGGCTGGTCTGCGAGGCCGCCGACCGCGCGATGCAGGTGCACGGCGGAATCGGCTACAGCCGCCACGAACCGTTCGAGCACATCTACCGCCATCACCGGCGCTACCGGATCACCGAGGGCGCCGAGGAGATCCAGATCCGCCGGGTCGCGCAGCGGATGTTCAAGTTCGGCTCGCGGCGCGAAGAGCCGAAGGCGCCGTGAACTCCGAGGACCTCGGGCCCGCACTGGCCGCGGTGCTGGCACCCTCGCTCGGCGACGTCCGGGTGGAAGACCTGCGCGTCCTGACCGGTGGCGCGAGCCGGGCGACGTGGGCGTTCAATGCAGTGACCGGTGGCCAGGGCGAGCGGCCGCTGATCCTGCGCATCGGCCCACCCGACGAGGTGCACGCCGGCATGACGCTCGAGGCGGCGGCACTGACCCGGGCGGCGGCCGCCGGTGCGCCGGTCCCCCACGTCCTGGTCGCCGAGGACGCCACGACGTCGCTGGGCAGTCCGTTCCTGGTGTGCGACTTCGTCGGCGGCGAGACCATCGTGCGGCGCATCCAGCGTGCGCTCGACGACGCCTCCCGGGCCGAGCTGCTCACCCAGTGTGCGGGTGCGCTCGCGACGATCCACTGCGCCGACGCCGACGGCATCGGCCTCCCGGCCACCGACCAACTCGAGGAGTGGCACGGCCAGCTCGACGAGATGGGCGACACTACCGCCACATTCGAGTGGGCATTCCGCTGGCTGGCCGCAAACCGGCCCCCGGTGTCACCGACGGTGCTCGTCCACGGCGACTTCCGGATGGGCAATCTCATCATCGACACCGAGGCCTCGCCTGCCCGGCTGGCGGCGGTACTGGACTGGGAACTCACCCACGCCGGCGAGATCTACGAGGACATCGCGTGGTTCTGCATCAGAGCGTGGCGCTTCGGGGCACCCCGGTCACTCGGCGCCGGGGGGCTGGGCAGCGTCGAGGACTTCCTGCGCGCCTACGAGGCGGCGTCGGGCGTCTATTTGGATCGCGCTGCCGTGCACTGGTGGCTGGTGCTGGCGACCCTGCGGTGGGGCGTCATCTGCCGGTACCAAGCCGAGCGGCACCTCTCGGGCCAGACCCGGTCGGTCGAGTTGGCGGCGATCGGGCGCCGGGTGTGCGAGACCGAGTTCGACCTGCTCACCCTTCTCGAGGAGCACGCATGACCCTCCACGGCAGGCCCACGGCCGCCGAACTCGTCGCGGCGGTGGCCGAGTTCCTCGACACCGAGGTGCGTGGGCAGTCGACCGGACCCGATGGTCGACCCACGGGGGCGGTCGACTTCCATACCCGTGTCGCCGCCAACGCACTGCGGATCGTCGAGCGCGAACTGCTCGACACCGCACCCGATCCGGACTTCCTCGGCTTCGGCGACGAACGCGCGCTCGCGTCGGCGATCCGCTCGGGTGAACTCGACGACCGGGCAGCCGACGTCCTGCCCCTGCTGCGCACACTGGTCACCCGGCGCCTCGCCGTCGCGCACCCCGGGTACGAGGAGGAGTGACTCGTTCAGATCCGGCGGACTCGCGCCAGCCACGCCGGCTCATCGACCGTGGTGCCGACCGCGAGTCCGAGCGCCTCGGCATGTGCCTCGGTCACGACGCCGCGGTAGGTCGTGACGTCGAGGGCCTCGATCTCCCAGCCGGTCCCGAACGCCTCGCGAATCGTCGCCTCGCTGACCTGCGGGCCGAAACCGCGACCCGCGTCCGACAGCGCCAGCACGTGAACCAGTCCGCCGCTGCGCACGACCGCGTGCAGGCTCCGAACGTATCGCTCGCGGTCGTCGTCGCCGAAGAGGTGGAACAGCGCGCTGTCCACCACCGCGTCGTAGGCGGGTTCGTCGCCCAGGTCGGTCGCGTCGGCCACCTCGAAGCGCGCCGGGACTCCCTTCGCCTCCGCGTTGGCCCGGGCCTGCGCCACCGCGCTGGGGGCGAAGTCGATGCCGAGGACGTCGTAGTCGAGCGCGGTGAGCAGGATGGTGTGCTCGCCGAGTCCGCATCCCGGGTCGAGCACCTTGCCGCGGATCCGGCCGGTCTGCTCCGAGGCGACGATCGCAGGTTGCGGCTCGCCGATCACCCAGGGGGCGGTATGGGTCTTGTAGGCGTCGTCGAAGCGTTGCATTGCTGGTGTAGTCATGGCGCCAGTGTCATACCTCAACCAAACTCAAGGTCAAGAGCAGAGGAGGACCGATGACCGAGGCAGTCGCCCGTCGCCTGTTCGACGCCATCGAACGCGGCGCCTACGCCGACGTCGAGTCGATGTGGGCCGACGACGTCACGGTATGGCACAGCGGCGACCGGGCCGACAACGACCGGGTCCGCGCACTGAAGGTGATCCGGTGGTTCATCGACGCCACCGTGTCGCGGCGCTACGAGATCCTCGACCGCCAGACGTTCGACGGCGGTTTCGTCCAGCAGCACGTGTTGCACGCCGACGCGACGACGGGCGCGTCGATCGCCCTGCGGGTGTGCATCGTGATCAAGGTGGGCACCGACGGCCTGATCACTCGGATCGACGAGTACTTCGACCCCGCGGACATGGCACCGCTGCTGTCGTAGCATCGGCGACGTGCCCTCAGCGCAAGAGTCGGCCGCCAGTTCCTCGGGCCACGTCCGGATCCTCGTGTACAGCGACAACGCACACGTCCGCGACCAGATCCGGTCCGCGCTCGGCACGCGGGTGCATCCCGATCTCCCGGAGTTGACCTACCTCGACGTCGCGACCGCGCCCGTGGTGGTCTCGACCATCGACGGAGGTGGCATCGACCTGGCGATTCTGGACGGCGAAGCGGCACCGGCAGGCGGTATGGGGCTGGCCAAGCAGCTCAAGGACGAGGTCGCCGACTGCCCGCCGATCCTGGTGCTGACCGGCCGCCCCGACGACGCCTGGCTGGCTTCCTGGTCCCGCGCGGAGGCCGCCGTCTCGCACCCCATCGACCCGATCGCACTCGGGGAGGCAGTCGCGGCTCTGCTGCGCACGCTGGTCAACTGACCAGCACGAAATGGCCTGTGGCCGTGTGATCTTCGCGCCGCTCATCGCGGCGGACCGGCGAGTGACTCAGCCGTCGATCAGCTGATTTCGATCCTATCCAAAACCCGTCGTGGCATCCGTTAACGTGACTAAGCTGTGTCGTAGCTCACATCGACAGCCCAACGAGGGAGCGGCGGCGGTATGAACGCATACATACCCATCCTGGTCATCGGCGCGATCGCGACGCTCTTCGCGGTCGGCTCGGTGGGCATCGCGCTGCTGATCGGACCGAGGCGGTACAACCGCGCCAAGCTCGAGGCCTACGAGTGCGGCATCGAGCCGATCGAACGCGGGTCGGTCAACGGCTTGGCGACGGGTCAGCGGTTCCCGGTGAAGTACTACCTGACGGCGATGCTGTTCATCGTCTTCGACATCGAGATCGTCTTCCTCTACCCGTGGGCCGTGTCGTTCGACTCGCTCGGACTGTTCGCCGTGGTCGAGATGCTGCTGTTCATGCTGACCGTGTTCGTCGCCTACGCCTACGTGTGGCGTCGCGGCGGACTCTCCTGGGATTGAGGACGAATGGGACTCGAAGAACGCCTGCCGGGCGGCATCCTGCTGTCCACCGTCGAGAAGGTGGCGGGCTACGTCCGCAAGGGCTCGCTGTGGCCCGCGACGTTCGGGCTGGCCTGCTGCGCCATCGAGATGATGGCCACGGCCGGACCGCGCTTCGACATCGCCAGGTTCGGCATGGAGCGGTTCTCGGCAACGCCGCGCCAGGCGGACCTGATGATCGTCGCCGGCCGCGTCAGCCAGAAGATGGCGCCAGTGCTGCGCCAGGTGTACGACCAGATGGCCGAACCGAAATGGGTTCTGGCGATGGGTGTCTGCGCCTCCTCCGGCGGGATGTTCAACAACTACGCCGTGGTGCAGGGCGTCGACCACATAGTGCCGGTAGACATCTATTTGCCCGGGTGCCCGCCCCGGCCGGAGATGCTGATGAACGCGATCTTGAAGCTACACGCGAAGATTCAGGAGATGCCGCTCGGCGTCAACCGCGCCGAGGCGATCGCGGCCGCCGAGCAGGCGGCACTGGCATCGCGGCCGACCATCGAGTTCACCGGGTTGTTGCGGCCATGACCGACGTCGAGAACGGCAGCGCCACCGGCGCCGAGGAGAGCCGCGAGGTGATCGGCGCCCGCCGGGGCATGTTCGGCGTCCACGGTAGCGGCGACACGTCCGGTTACGGCGGGCTGATCCGGGAGGTGGCGCTGCCTGCCAGTTCACCTCGGCCCTACGGCGGCTACTTCGACGAGGTGGTCGACACGCTCGTGGCCAGCCTCGGTGACGACGCCTTCGATGCCGCGATCGAGCGCGTGGTGGTGTTCCGCGACGAGCTGACCCTCGACGTGCGCCGCGAGCACCTGGTGGCCGTCGCCCGCACGCTGCTCGACGAGCCTGCGCTGCGATTCGAACTCTGCCTGGGGGTGTCGGGCGTGCACTATCCCGGTGACGTCGGACGGGAGTTGCACGCCGTCTATCCGCTGATGTCGATCACGCACAATCGCAGGATCAGGTTGGAGGTGGCCGTACCGGACGCCGATCCCCATGTGCCATCGCTGTATTCGGTGTATCCCACCACCGATTGGCACGAACGGGAGACCTACGACTTCTTCGGGCTCGTCTTCGACGGCCATCCCGCACTGACCAGGATCGAGATGCCGGACGACTGGGTCGGGCATCCGCAACGC from Mycolicibacterium arabiense includes the following:
- a CDS encoding TetR/AcrR family transcriptional regulator, producing MKQDVLTAKGRQTRESIERAARKLFAERGFHGTTLADITSAAGKSSAAFYRYYTDKEDLLYALAESFLHDVVMPSGLTVHLPESPDDTAFFTAVVTGYWNMFKQNFGIMVAVNQLADTKPRFAHVQNEFRRFGIDMVAASVRRAHEQGHASDVDPEHTGAAIALLFENFTVVSLRPSGLGLNISDADAITTLSTIWKKTLYGY
- a CDS encoding acyl-CoA dehydrogenase family protein; protein product: MDFALPEHLPGLLAEMDAFIDAEIKPLEAEHMQYFDRRREYARTDWENDGIPRREWEDLLDEMRRRADAAGWLRYGLPSRFGGRDGTNLDMAVIREHLAHKGLGLHNDLQDESSIVGNFPQVIMMDRFGTEEQKRDWIEALLTGTRSMAFGLSEPGHGSDATWLETTAVADGDGWVINGTKRWNTGVHRATHDLVFARTSGEAGQARGITAFLVPTDTPGFTVPFYWWTFNMPTDHGEVELEDVRVPADAVLGEVDRGLEVGQTFLHENRIRQAASSLGAAQFCIDRAAEYASERVVFGKPLSVNQAVQWPLVELQTEAQMVRLLVYYAAWHLDRNHHMEVSDKVSMANYRANRLVCEAADRAMQVHGGIGYSRHEPFEHIYRHHRRYRITEGAEEIQIRRVAQRMFKFGSRREEPKAP
- a CDS encoding phosphotransferase family protein — encoded protein: MNSEDLGPALAAVLAPSLGDVRVEDLRVLTGGASRATWAFNAVTGGQGERPLILRIGPPDEVHAGMTLEAAALTRAAAAGAPVPHVLVAEDATTSLGSPFLVCDFVGGETIVRRIQRALDDASRAELLTQCAGALATIHCADADGIGLPATDQLEEWHGQLDEMGDTTATFEWAFRWLAANRPPVSPTVLVHGDFRMGNLIIDTEASPARLAAVLDWELTHAGEIYEDIAWFCIRAWRFGAPRSLGAGGLGSVEDFLRAYEAASGVYLDRAAVHWWLVLATLRWGVICRYQAERHLSGQTRSVELAAIGRRVCETEFDLLTLLEEHA
- a CDS encoding DUF6285 domain-containing protein encodes the protein MTLHGRPTAAELVAAVAEFLDTEVRGQSTGPDGRPTGAVDFHTRVAANALRIVERELLDTAPDPDFLGFGDERALASAIRSGELDDRAADVLPLLRTLVTRRLAVAHPGYEEE
- a CDS encoding class I SAM-dependent methyltransferase, which gives rise to MTTPAMQRFDDAYKTHTAPWVIGEPQPAIVASEQTGRIRGKVLDPGCGLGEHTILLTALDYDVLGIDFAPSAVAQARANAEAKGVPARFEVADATDLGDEPAYDAVVDSALFHLFGDDDRERYVRSLHAVVRSGGLVHVLALSDAGRGFGPQVSEATIREAFGTGWEIEALDVTTYRGVVTEAHAEALGLAVGTTVDEPAWLARVRRI
- a CDS encoding nuclear transport factor 2 family protein translates to MTEAVARRLFDAIERGAYADVESMWADDVTVWHSGDRADNDRVRALKVIRWFIDATVSRRYEILDRQTFDGGFVQQHVLHADATTGASIALRVCIVIKVGTDGLITRIDEYFDPADMAPLLS
- a CDS encoding Rv3143 family two-component system response regulator: MPSAQESAASSSGHVRILVYSDNAHVRDQIRSALGTRVHPDLPELTYLDVATAPVVVSTIDGGGIDLAILDGEAAPAGGMGLAKQLKDEVADCPPILVLTGRPDDAWLASWSRAEAAVSHPIDPIALGEAVAALLRTLVN
- a CDS encoding NADH-quinone oxidoreductase subunit A, which encodes MNAYIPILVIGAIATLFAVGSVGIALLIGPRRYNRAKLEAYECGIEPIERGSVNGLATGQRFPVKYYLTAMLFIVFDIEIVFLYPWAVSFDSLGLFAVVEMLLFMLTVFVAYAYVWRRGGLSWD
- a CDS encoding NuoB/complex I 20 kDa subunit family protein translates to MGLEERLPGGILLSTVEKVAGYVRKGSLWPATFGLACCAIEMMATAGPRFDIARFGMERFSATPRQADLMIVAGRVSQKMAPVLRQVYDQMAEPKWVLAMGVCASSGGMFNNYAVVQGVDHIVPVDIYLPGCPPRPEMLMNAILKLHAKIQEMPLGVNRAEAIAAAEQAALASRPTIEFTGLLRP
- a CDS encoding NADH-quinone oxidoreductase subunit C, whose protein sequence is MTDVENGSATGAEESREVIGARRGMFGVHGSGDTSGYGGLIREVALPASSPRPYGGYFDEVVDTLVASLGDDAFDAAIERVVVFRDELTLDVRREHLVAVARTLLDEPALRFELCLGVSGVHYPGDVGRELHAVYPLMSITHNRRIRLEVAVPDADPHVPSLYSVYPTTDWHERETYDFFGLVFDGHPALTRIEMPDDWVGHPQRKDYPLGGIPVEYHGAKIPPPDQRRAYN